One window of Clarias gariepinus isolate MV-2021 ecotype Netherlands chromosome 21, CGAR_prim_01v2, whole genome shotgun sequence genomic DNA carries:
- the LOC128509078 gene encoding transcription factor TFIIIB component B'' homolog — protein sequence MMRRSRISVKPNFRPGSRMGTEGEHVSQGIKEAGVTLPAIEAKEVARPAATQQQNIGLTEPTKDVGIKDAAEVFSNTNQNDGAPSSGATTSSTAPHRRMRISAAPKLVAPKITSTPRARPSASFPSSAPSSQSNEVQVKIHDSASEAQVSSPVISNDVPESGTPRKSTSLPTQSLSPCVPSTSGLRKSPVRGKKSVEDSPPSPQPGQIPQQPPQEPEPPERPCSTDMPSVCINPLHFDKSSSSETTEKSSDTDRIIRALKLKELMKIERKKDIQMGKRKVGHKEFTGLDRSKMTMRDLIYYLPSTSPMRSSVVQEENQEETIIPPSPRQQIKTAEKDDDDVDDEEAESENEEMLVPKVRVAEDGSIILDEESLTVRVQRTSNTKLVENSMFERGSTTTYASFRTLKHVKTWSVRETDLFFLAINMVGTDFSLIGQLLTHRSRAEIKSKFKKEEKVNPWRIDKALRNTRPYDKEFFSYLREKILAKDKDKRKSVKLILPKTRKQRKSKGNKASEHSVSGDDDVFHMDNQNNLEHDGDLGVEKENEDLSNVKETKSSVPAKKKCKRARAVSEDKDSSTTEQVKRKKQRKSGKNTKRDAKDDTEAENELIAPGDTINLNKEDELNKRNTSALKKRSKRSNNGDDKENEKEVKGTKRKQLKKSCKVISDNEESNGEHEASSIMDEDGSTSKKKRKRAEKSDLNEDETTKRKKNTKRKKALKSTVEDDDTAEEGEGALEDLQEAKKLNAPVTAEVVDDGPSQTSRRSKKVLPNLATRRNKKSCEPEAFPDVEGESQDANNPESTLTAADSPLQDERLQMQAVVVLEKTPPRQQNLLSPSKVKCKTDELEPSGSSPASSYSSESSCAQQTRIQRAGKVKRDLSNSGTKGQGMLDQDETDLVSPVVLLERLTQEPEYEADELSLNENLTDLSCLRDLHSQMFQRRPMVVLSREEVDRILDASDQSADEEPSVSPLDLSLNTELSFPLRCSKILDDDDDDDDDDDETEVDCGFEEHEERTNEMATSEERNCEKLVQAESVSGEPAISNLKDISTSLKPEVCSQPKVPLSNITPSSPIKEGEPEVQPMTCKDVTTVATVVEGSPTLDIQKNLDSVCTNPDAPPPQETVTTKTAMLGTSLGVSDIMKKSESSIPPIVVKESTLAFSEITEGSKLTLTESVSESQRSQEATPEFNAGLRRSLEGSLHTLESLQGSSESKEDTQKSANSELNTSTQEVKVDSQEEVSASSSASVAFEHGIKLTRRSKFLKPKPNLSQKSRPTAFQNQRRDPKTHSTQKPTSSETEVSKETLLYSPANDQHGALEDLSNQNRIAEETSLSKAFDQLESELTKDVIDGSTAVQDKKAITTLAVIDDEPPMASQSSSRTCDVDRITPCSSLTSPQLLQTGEGTGTEERVISSEDVCAPAEILHLNDDGHNDEEPTFILTLYEIPVTQSQLTVSSKDYEMTSDLATVETQAFLGFSDQAHVLPCTSESSRIDSSLVEGSGPENNLGVISEDLSENDKEEITAQATSQVISSSHAKSVDSDASSLKMYIPPNDPDLGCKMGSEFSPLDLALAPSAISVSNCIKQSPQDSDDSKQHKSVSHILLGGDVVPVSEETGDDSNKNRTMAVESKLQSKDTFSANVTEDLAANVSEQASSHEPVLLYTKDKQSDDCANQETDAPHTDRESVRKNGSELAPLEDLAFRTQSTFSGFNITKSVTTLPQDSEDKDQYDGVSHTVLADIFVPVSEEMGDSSSKEASSASVTDNLAENVKEKISELMTAPEPILLDTKDEEERENFLDTETGISHLDPNSEFKEGSKISPLEDSLSRNQNKPFGFCVSKSIETFPQNPEDTAQFEHVSNMLLTDVFVPVSEETGDNSNKDRTQVIEEKSHSKEPSIVSVPQRQNTPYEEPRKDSTKESKDSPGSSEEHKAPPRRRARQIKPQPKLVKRTLIKDDASKTDKLMMELSPPSSSSVFLPARHEENLAGISNTTDEKPVGTMSSIEGNQTCVDGGKKDVPKSITDESPKMSQDDLGITQSKPISTLLHKPEDFKLEEERSENVTGETAVKDDMESSAEDKELSIPANVQPWCEDMVYGSSAVDSEETVAGTQGVCHMVLPDVLVLVSDEMEDDLCEEPLESLSKNSSTHFQKELKTEDVSQAFVEKSAQDQWALVDIKTPVRKRGKQEVKTTFTGTDLIVSQPTSPQANTTPLSQLNTLPQNENMVLLEEKLKRRHHIMPCTVRLSSLDTAGQSMSSPRLEGRKGNDQRSLPTCHASVTNLSEELNTPSLFEKKKLQEAESEETSSKRSKGKKNESSPDTTRGHLKAVQTLGRTQQLTITDWLKKKSSATKQEGEKEPETSSHVQSCLKVKGMHEAMVEKTKDSEEPEGSHLVPAMEENEEVSSVSKEVKMSSEVVKKSNDDPSVSQVKKSPPRRRAKLQVKPKLLKRACTSECDTSTPDPPQPTLFTSSTRQHAQAAGEKEESKNEQLVNELPNTSSLEENSEKKTSLTRGPQSPISQDTWPRVVLPRVKLWTTEAGVSSASSTPTSSPARVSQSVSPPQLKKSTTQSSSPTDSENSDDDPSRVSQFFLSDIFTEVEEAE from the exons ATGATGCGAAGGTCTAGAATCAGCGTTAAACCTAACTTCAGACCTGGAAGTCGGATGGGTACAGAGGGAGAACATGTCTCCCAGGGGATAAAAGAAGCAGGTGTGACCTTGCCAGCAATTGAAGCTAAAGAAGTGGCAAGACCAGCAGCAACTCAACAGCAAAATATCGGTCTTACAGAGCCTACTAAGGATGTGGGTATTAAGGATGCTGCTGAAGTGTTTTCAAACACAAACCA AAATGATGGAGCACCCTCCAGTGGAGCTACCACTTCATCTACTGCTCCACATAGGCGAATGAGGATCTCGGCTGCTCCAAAACTTGTTGCGCCCAAAATTACTTCCACACCTAGGGCTCGACCATCTGCTAGCTTCCCTAGCTCAGCTCCATCATCCCAGTCCAATGAGGTACAAGTAAAGATCCATGATTCAGCTTCTGAAGCTCAGGTGTCTTCCCCAGTAATCTCTAATGATGTGCCCGAGTCAGGGACACCTAGAAAGTCCACATCTCTGCCTACACAATCATTATCTCCTTGTGTTCCTTCAACATCTGGTCTTCGAAAGTCTCCTGTCCGTGGTAAAAAGTCAGTTGAGGATTCACCACCATCTCCACAGCCTGGTCAAATTCCTCAGCAACCACCACAAGAACCGGAACCCCCCGAACGTCCATGTTCAACTGATATGCCTTCAGTCTGCATCAATCCTTTACATTTTGATAAGTCATCATCTTCTGAGACAACTGAAAAATCCTCAGACACAGATAGGATAATAAGGGCTCTTAAATTGAAGGAACTCATGAAGattgaaaggaaaaaagatatCCAG ATGGGGAAGCGAAAGGTTGGTCATAAAGAGTTCACAGGTTTGGACCGCAGTAAGATGACCATGAGAGACCTTATCTATTATTTACCCAGTACCAGCCCTATGAG GTCTTCTGTAGTGCAGGAGGAGAATCAAGAAGAGACCATTATTCCACCCTCGCCCAG gcaacaaataaaaacagcagagaaagatgatgatgatgttgatgatgaagaAGCGGAATCTGAAAATGAAGAAATGCTGGTGCCGAAGGTCAGAGTGGCGGAGGATGGCTCAATCATATTGGATGAAGAAAG TTTGACAGTGCGAGTGCAAAGGACCTCAAACACTAAATTGGTGGAGAATTCGATGTTTGAACGCGGCTCAACTACAACTTACGCCAGCTTCAGAACACTTAAACATGTAAAGACCTGGTCGGTCAGAG agACAGACTTGTTCTTCCTGGCCATTAATATGGTGGGAACGGATTTCTCTTTGATTGGCCAGCTGTTAACCCACCGTAGCCGCGCAGAAATTAAG AGCAAATTTAAGAAGGAGGAGAAGGTCAACCCATGGAGAATAGACAAAGCTTTGA GAAACACGCGACCCTATGACAAGGAGTTCTTTAGCTATTTGCGGGAGAAGATTTTGGCAAAAgataaagacaaaagaaaatctGTCAAACTGATACTGCCAAAAACCAGAAAACAAAGGAAATCCAAAG GAAACAAAGCAAGTGAACACAGTGttagtggtgatgatgatgtctTTCACATGGACAATCAGAACAACTTGGAGCATGATGGGGATCTTGGTGTAGAAAAAGAAAACGAAGATTTGTCTAatgtaaaagaaacaaagagctcGGTCCCTGctaaaaagaaatgcaaacGCGCGAGAGCTGTCAGCGAAGACAAAGACAGCTCCACTACAGAGcaagtcaaaagaaaaaagcaaagaaaaagtgGCAAGAACACAAAAAGAG ACGCGAAGGATGACACTGAGGCTGAAAACGAACTTATTGCCCCGGGTGATACTATAAACTTAAATAAGGAGGATGAACTTAATAAAAGAAACActtcagctttaaaaaaaaggtccaaGCGCTCAAATAATGGTGatgataaagaaaatgaaaaggaaGTTAAAGGAACGAAACGCAAGCAACTGAAGAAATCATGCAAAG TTATCTCTGACAATGAAGAGTCTAATGGTGAACATGAAGCAAGCAGCATTATGGATGAGGATGGCTCTAcatctaaaaagaaaagaaaacgagCTGAAAAGAGTGATCTCAATGAAGATGAGACCACCAAGaggaaaaagaacacaaagagaaaaaaggcaCTGAAAA GTACAGTAGAAGACGACGACACTGcagaagaaggagaaggagcTTTAGAAGATTTACAGGAGGCTAAAaa GCTGAATGCTCCAGTCACAGCTGAAGTAGTAGATGATGGTCCATCACAAACTTCCAGGAGAAGTAAGAAGGTTTTGCCTAACCTGGCTACAAGACGAAACAAGAAAAGCTGTGAACCTGAAGCTTTCCCTGATGTTGAAGGGGAGAGCCAGGATGCAAACAATCCTGAATCCACTTTGACG gcAGCAGACAGTCCTTTGCAGGATGAGAGGCTGCAGATGCAAGCAGTGGTTGTTCTAGAAAAGACCCCCCCAAG GCAGCAAAATTTGCTCAGCCCTTCAAAAGTCAAGTGCAAAACTGATGAGTTGGAGCCATCAGGAAGTTCTCCTGCTTCATCGTATAGCAGTGAGAGTTCTTGTGCTCAGCAGACAAGAATCCAAAGAGCAGGAAAAGTAAAGCGTGATCTGTCCAATAGTGGGACGAAGGGACAAGGAATGCTCGATCAAGATGAGACTGACCTTGTAAGCCCAGTAGTTCTGTTAGAGAGGCTTACTCAGGAACCTGAATATGAAGCTGATGAGCTCTCATTGAATGAG aacCTGACTGACTTGTCATGTCTACGTGATTTACACA GTCAGATGTTTCAAAGAAGGCCAATGGTGGTGTTATCTCGTGAGGAGGTGGATAGGATCCTCGATGCTTCCGACCAAAGTGCTGATGAGGAGCCTTCTGTGAGTCCTCTGGATTTATCATTAAACACTGAGCTCTCTTTTCCACTTCGCTGCAGCAAGATCTTagacgacgatgatgatgatgatgatgatgatgatgaaactgaGGTTGATTGTGGGTTCGAGGAACATGAGGAAAGAACAAATGAGATGGCTACTTCTGAAGAAAGAAACTGTGAAAAACTAGTGCAAGCAGAGTCTGTATCG gGAGAGCCTGCTATCTCAAACCTGAAGGACATTTCTACCTCCTTAAAACCAGAAG TATGCAGTCAACCAAAAGTACCCCTAAGCAACATAACACCCTCAAGCCCAATTAAGGAGGGTGAACCTGAGGTCCAACCAATGACTTGCAAGG ATGTGACAACAGTAGCAACAGTGGTTGAAGGTTCTCCAACTCTAGATATTCAGAAAAATCTAGATTCTGTCTGCACGAATCCAGATGCACCTCCGCCCCAAGAAACCGTCACCACTAAAACTGCTATGCTCGGTACTTCATTGGGAGTCTCGGATATCATGAAGAAATCTGAGAGCTCTATACCTCCAATCGTAGTTAAGGAGTCCACACTGGCTTTCTCTGAAATTACAGAGGGATCAAAGCTGACCCTTACAGAAAGCGTGTCGGAATCACAGAGGTCTCAGGAGGCAACTCCAGAATTTAATGCCGGATTGAGAAGGTCCCTAGAAGGATCTTTGCACACTTTGGAGTCATTGCAGGGCTCATCAGAAAGTAAGGAGGATACACAGAAATCTGCAAACTCGGAATTAAACACAAGTACACAAGAGGTCAAGGTAGACTCCCAGGAAGAGGTGTCCGCTTCATCCAG TGCCTCTGTTGCTTTTGAACATGGCATCAAACTAACAAGGAGGAGCAAATTCCTGAAGCCTAAACCTAACCTGAGTCAGAAATCAAGACCCACAGCATTCCAAAACCAAAGACGAGACCCTAAAACACACAGTACTCAAAAACCCACGAGCAGTGAGACAG AAGTCTCCAAAGAGACGCTACTTTACAGTCCTGCTAATGACCAGCATGGTGCATTAGAAGACCTCAGTAATCAGAACCGTATTGCTGAGGAGACATCTTTGTCAAAAGCATTCGATCAATTGGAATCTGAATTAACAAAAG ATGTTATTGATGGGTCAACAGCAGTACAGGATAAGAAAGCTATCACTACACTAGCTGTCATTGATGATGAGCCCCCGATGGCTTCACAATCTAGCAGCCGAACATGTGATGTTGACAG GATTACACCCTGTAGTTCACTGACATCACCTCAGCTTTTACAAACTGGAGAAGGTACTGGCACAGAGGAGAGGGTTATTTCTTCTGAG GATGTCTGTGCCCCTGCAGAAATACTTCACCTAAATGACG ATGGTCACAATGATGAGGAGCCCACCTTTATCTTAACTCTGTATGAGATTCCGGTCACTCAGTCCCAACTGACTGTGTCTAGCAAAGACTATGAAATGACCTCTGACCTTGCCACAGTTGAAACCCAGGCTTTTCTGGGTTTTTCAGACCAGGCACATGTGTTACCTTGTACATCAGAGTCATCCAG AATAGATTCTTCTCTCGTGGAAGGTAGTGGACCGGAAAACAACTTGGGCGTCATCAGTGAGGATCTGTCGGAGAATGACAAGGAGGAAATCACGGCACAAGCTACATCTCAAGTCATCAGTTCATCACATGCAAAGAGTGTAGACTCTGACGCTTCAAGTCTTAAAATGTATATTCCGCCTAATGACCCTGATTTAGGGTGCAAAATGGGTTCAGAGTTTTCTCCACTTGATTTGGCACTTGCACCTTCTGCGATTAGTGTCTCAAACTG CATTAAACAGTCACCTCAAGACTCGGATGATTCTAAGCAGCACAAGAGTGTTTCTCATATTTTGTTGGGTGGTGATGTTGTCCCCGTCTCAGAGGAGACTGGAGACGATTCAAACAAGAACAGGACAATGGCTGTAGAAAGCAAGCTTCAAAGCAAGGACACCTTTTCAGCTAATGTCACAGAAGATTTGGCAGCAAATGTCAGCGAGCAAGCATCATCTCATGAGCCCGTATTACTCTACACAAAGGACAAGCAAAGTGATGATTGTGCAAATCAGGAAACCGATGCTCCACATACAGATCGAGAGTCAGTGCGCAAAAATGGTTCGGAGTTGGCTCCACTTGAAGATTTGGCATTCCGGACACAAAGCACCTTTTCTGGatttaacattacaaaaag cgTCACAACATTACCTCAAGACTCGGAGGACAAAGACCAATACGATGGGGTTTCTCATACGGTGCTGGCTGACATCTTTGTCCCTGTCTCAGAGGAGATGGGAGACAGTTCGAGCAAGGAAGCGTCTTCAGCTAGTGTGACTGATAATTTGGCAGAAAATGTCAAGGAGAAAATCTCTGAGCTCATGACGGCTCCTGAACCCATATTACTGGACACAAAGGACGAAGAGGAAAGAGAGAATTTTCTAGACACGGAGACTGGTATTTCACATTTAGACCCTAATTCTGAGTTCAAAGAAGGTTCAAAGATTTCTCCCCTTGAGGATTCGTTGTCCAGGAATCAGAACAAACCTTTTGGATTTTGTGTCTCGAAAAG CATTGAAACATTTCCTCAAAACCCAGAAGACACTGCGCAGTTTGAGCATGTTTCTAATATGCTGCTGACGGATGTCTTTGTCCCTGTCTCAGAGGAGACAGGCGATAATTCAAACAAGGACAGGACACAGGTTATAGAAGAAAAAAGTCACAGCAAGGAACCCTCTATAGTTAGTGTTCCACAGAGACAAAACACTCCATATGAAGAACCTAGAAAAGATTCCACAAAGGAATCAAAAGATTCACCAGGTTCATCAGAGGAGCATAAAGCACCTCCTAGAAGGAGAGCGAGACAAA tCAAGCCACAACCTAAACTGGTAAAAAGGACACTTATTAAAGATGACGCCTCAAAAACTGATAAGCTCATGATGGAGTTGAGCCCCCCAAGCTCTTCAAGCGTCTTCTTACCAGCCCGTCAT GAGGAAAACCTGGCGGGTATTTCAAATACTACTGATGAGAAGCCGGTAGGCACAATGTCATCTATAGAAGGTAACCAAACCTGTGTTGATGGAG GTAAGAAAGATGTGCCCAAGTCCATTACAGATGAATCTCCAAAAATGTCTCAGGATGACTTGGGTATCACTCAGTCAAAGCCAATTTCCACTCTTCTGCATAAACCTGAAGACTTTAAGCTTGAAGAGGAACGTAGTGAAAATGTAACAGGAGAAACTGCAGTTAAAGACGACATGGAGTCTTCTGCAGAGGACAAGGAATTGTCAATACCAGCAAATGTGCAGCCATGGTGTGAGGACATGGT TTATGGCTCTTCTGCTGTGGACTCTGAGGAAACTGTGGCAGGAACACAAGGTGTTTGTCACATGGTGTTGCCCGATGTCCTTGTTCTTGTCTCAGATGAGATGGAAGATGACTTATGTGAAGAACCTTTAGAGAGTCTTTCAAAGAATTCCAGCACCCACTTTCAAAAG GAATTAAAAACCGAAGATGTGTCCCAAGCATTTGTTGAAAAATCAGCACAGGATCAGTGGGCATTAGTGGATATTAAAACGCCTGTCAGAAAGAGAG GCAAGCAGGAGGTGAAGACTACGTTTACTGGGACTGACTTGATAGTAAGTCAGCCAACATCTCCACAAGCCAACACAACACCATTATCCCAGCTAAATACCCTACctcagaatgagaacatggtgTTACTTGAAGAAAAGTTAAAGAGAAGACATCACATCATGCCATGCACTGTTCGACtctcaag TCTTGACACTGCAGGTCAGAGTATGAGTTCTCCTCGGCTTGAAGGTAGAAAGGGCAATGATCAGAGGAGCTTGCCAACATGCCATGCAAGTGTAACGAATCTATCAGAGGAATTAAACACGCCATCGCTATTTGAGAAGAAGAAATTGCAAGAGGCAGAATCAGAAGAGACGTCTTCTAAAAGAAGTAAAG GCAAGAAAAATGAATCCTCACCAGACACAACTCGTGGTCATTTAAAAGCAGTTCAAACGCTTGGACGAACTCAGCAGCTAACCATAACAGATTGGTTAAAGAAAAAGTCTTCTGCAACAAAAcaggaaggagaaaaagaaccCGAGACGTCTTCCCACGTTCAGTCATGCTTAAAAGTTAAAGGAATGCATGAAGCCATGGTTGAGAAGACAAA AGATTCAGAGGAACCTGAGGGGTCTCACTTAGTGCCTGCCATGGAGGAGAATGAAGAAGTGAGCAGTGTCTCTAAAGAG GTGAAAATGTCATCAGAAGTGGTCAAGAAATCTAATGATGACCCATCTGTATCACAAGTAAAGAAATCACCTCCTAGACGGAGAG CCAAACTACAGGTGAAACCTAAACTGTTAAAAAGGGCATGTACCAGTGAATGTGATACTTCAACACCAGATCCACCACAGCCAACACTGTTCACCTCATCAACACGCCAGCATGCCCAAGCAGCCGGAGAAAAGGAAGAGTCCAAAAACGAACAACTTGTAAATGAGCTTCCTAATACATCTAGC
- the si:ch211-204c21.1 gene encoding disabled homolog 2, with product MSAEVESGMPPAEQAPVKTPSKKEKKKALATPEKTDEFLLARFKGEGVRYKAKLIGVDDVPEARGDKMSQDSMMKLKGKAAAARSQGKHKQRVWVNISLSGITITEEKTGAILMEHAVNKISFIARDVTDNRAFGYVCGAEGQHQFFAIKTAQQAEPLVIDLKDLFQLIFNMRKKEAESSKKEETTKPVENGSDASLSNRKGVEQLDLFGDMSTPPDMNSPSESKDILLMDLSTEIDSNQNCVKGNPFTNSSSTLRAQSSLSPENPFSSPLNFFPTPSHDPFRDDPFSKSNNETGNHNSNSHQYFNGNTKNGDLDYLGQQFDQLSNRTMVQALSNGQWPLGGRPAETSAWTQNKIPEREQNGHSGKVTPDPFLETAQNGVKHENGSRPEAAVNQAKDSIIISPPPLNTKAGRGRRAVKSPTNESLAPDPFTSATQSESPSPAQPDCTPVSSVDFFSKSPSSTSDTLASLGGLSLGHSSSSSNPGISTWNDSFSSVFPRPTDVPNAFTQLSAYSTTPAQNWGSSHGVFGTTSNQQLPSWPQNHTSASNGSWTQHSNLGNPFQSSIFPPADNLTLGGQQSPSPPPLIPPRAGPIKEPSKVDTDAFVDLDPLGEKEKRDIKEMFKDFQMAKPPNSLAKNEPLKVGGQNLFDSPFGSGGFGALATTPSAPAIKAVGSDPFRAPFGNPFA from the exons ATGTCTGCAGAGGTGGAGTCCGGCATGCCTCCAGCCGAGCAGGCACCCGTGAAGACACCGTccaagaaagagaagaagaagg CTTTAGCTACACCAGAGAAAACAGATGAgttcctgctggccaggttcaAAGGTGAAGGTGTTAGGTACAAGGCTAAGCTGATTGGAGTGGACGATGTGCCTGAGGCCAGAGGGGACAAAATGAGCCAAgactccatgatgaaactaaaG GGCAAGGCGGCAGCTGCTCGCTCTCAGGGCAAACACAAGCAAAGAGTTTGGGTGaacatctctctctcaggaATCACTATAACTGAAGAGAAGACCGGG GCAATACTGATGGAACATGCAGTGAACAAGATCTCGTTCATAGCTCGCGACGTCACGGATAATCGAGCATTCGGCTATGTGTGTGGTGCAGAGGGCCAGCACCAGTTCTTCGCCATTAAAACTGCCCAGCAG GCAGAGCCTCTTGTTATTGACTTGAAGGATCTCTTTCAGCTCATCTTTAATATGAGgaaaaaagaagcagaaagTTCAAAGAAG GAAGAAACAACCAAACCAGTAGAG AATGGAAGCGATGCCTCACTCAGTAATAGGAAA GGTGTGGAACAGCTGGACCTGTTTGGAGACATGTCAACCCCGCCAGACATGAATTCTCCATCG GAATCTAAGGACATCCTCTTGATGGATCTGTCCACTGAAATAGACAGCAACCAAAACTGTGTGAAAGGCAACCCTTTTACCAACTCATCTTCTACCCTCAGAGCCCAGTCCAGCCTCTCGCCTGAGAACCCCTTCTCCTCTCCGCTCAACTTCTTCCCCACCCCTAGCCACGATCCCTTCCGGGATGACCCCTTTTCCAAAAGTAACAACGAAACCGGCAATCACAACTCCAACTCCCACCAGTATTTCAATGGCAACACTAAAAACGGTGACTTAGACTATTTGGGCCAGCAGTTTGACCAGCTCTCCAACAGGACAATGGTCCAGGCACTCAGTAATGGGCAGTGGCCACTAGGTGGCAGGCCAGCAGAGACAAGTGCTTGGACTCAAAATAAAATACCAGAGCGGGAACAGAATGGCCATAGTGGAAAAGTGACACCAGATCCATTTCTGGAAACTGCTCAGAACGGTGTGAAGCATGAGAACGGAAGCAGGCCTGAAGCTGCTGTCAACCAAGCCAAGGATTCTATTATCATAAGCCCTCCACCTCTTAACACAAAAGCTGGCCGAGGAAGAAGGGCTGTGAAG TCCCCAACAAATGAAAGCCTTGCTCCTGATCCATTCACTTCAGCCACCCAATCAGAATCTCCATCTCCTGCACAACCGGACTGTACCCCAGTGAGCTCTGTTGATTTTTTCAGCAAGAGCCCCAGCAGCACCTCAGACACCCTCGCAAGCCTTG GAGGGCTGTCTCTTGGACACTCATCTTCCTCCTCTAATCCTGGTATATCCACGTGGAACGATTCCTTCTCTTCAGTGTTCCCCAGACCTACCGACGTCCCCAATGCTTTCACTCAGCTTTCGGCCTATTCCACCACTCCAGCACAAAATTGGGGAAGCAGCCATGGAGTTTTTGGGACTACATCCAATCAACAGCTTCCATCCTGGCCACAGAACCACACCTCTGCTTCTAATGGATCCTGGACTCAGCATTCCAATTTAGGAAATCCCTTCCAGTCCAGCATCTTTCCTCCAGCTGACAACCTAACGTTAGGGGGACAGCAGAGCCCCAGCCCCCCTCCACTGATTCCACCACGGGCTGGACCCATCAAAGAACCCTCTAAGGTGGACACAGATGCCTTTGTGGACCTGGATCCATTGggggagaaagaaaagaggGACATCAAGGAGATGTTTAAGGATTTCCAAATGGCTAAGCCACCAAATTCCCTGGCTAAGAATG AACCACTAAAAGTTGGTGGCCAGAACCTGTTCGATAGTCCTTTTGGATCAGGTGGTTTTGGAGCACTTGCAACTACTcca AGTGCCCCTGCTATCAAGGCTGTGGGATCAGATCCATTTAGAGCCCCATTTGGAAACCCCTTTGCATGA